The proteins below are encoded in one region of Lactuca sativa cultivar Salinas chromosome 3, Lsat_Salinas_v11, whole genome shotgun sequence:
- the LOC111890069 gene encoding S-locus-specific glycoprotein S13: protein MEWLYVVLIISSSVLHLSKSQNTITATNSITSNQTIISAGSTFALGFFSPGNSTGSYLGISFNTIPKQTVIWVANRASPVPKGSPSILTLSEDGNLVVLSGKELVWTSNVSDINSTDAVLLDNGNLVLRHGKDELWHSFDHPTDTFLADMKFSSNRNGQQMCLKSWVDDENPLPGIFSLGIDPVHHQVYIWKGGERYWRSNVYATNLTFDSGFIGDGSWFGNRVMDTGFPGYISYVIKDDEDYVLYDISTNSMSTRFTLVPGGQIELQVWMKTTWNVVWQSPRATCDFYGYCGPFTICCKTNESIPACKCMTGFQPKSQNEWSAGNWTGGCVRIKALSCDTGDVFSVYEGVKLPDHAVSIGKISLSDCESGCFSNCSCTAYAYENVTNELTIICLNWFRELVDTSSDDFTLHNLYVRFRSSQLVDKIHANNFTHKRKFRNKVAVTVAIVSVGMLLISIFGYFWRRRRRRLIISAERIRRELLGYDSMSTSIGDAHNSIELVSFSLRSVLEATGSFSVENKLGEGGFGSVYKR, encoded by the exons ATGGAGTGGCTATATGTTGTGTTGATTATCTCCTCTTCTGTCTTACATCTTTCTAAAAGTCAAAACACCATAACCGCAACCAACTCCATCACTAGCAACCAAACCATAATCTCAGCTGGAAGTACGTTTGCATTAGGCTTCTTCAGTCCTGGTAATTCTACTGGTAGCTACCTGGGGATATCGTTCAACACAATCCCAAAGCAAACAGTCATCTGGGTTGCCAATAGAGCATCTCCAGTTCCAAAAGGCTCGCCATCAATTCTTACGCTTTCTGAAGATGGGAATCTTGTGGTTTTAAGTGGAAAAGAGCTCGTCTGGACATCAAACGTGTCTGACATAAACAGCACAGATGCAGTATTACTTGATAATGGGAATTTGGTACTTAGACATGGTAAAGATGAACTGTGGCATAGTTTTGATCATCCAACCGACACGTTTCTGGCTGACATGAAATTTAGCTCCAACAGAAATGGGCAACAAATGTGTCTTAAATCGTGGGTAGATGATGAAAATCCTTTACCAGGGATATTCTCACTAGGGATAGATCCAGTTCATCATCAGGTATATATTTGGAAAGGGGGTGAACGGTATTGGAGAAGCAATGTCTACGCAACTAATTTAACGTTTGATAGTGGATTTATAGGAGATGGAAGCTGGTTTGGCAATAGAGTTATGGATACAGGATTTCCAGGATACATAAGTTATGTTATCAAAGATGATGAAGATTATGTTTTGTATGATATCTCTACAAACTCAATGAGCACACGGTTTACCTTAGTTCCTGGTGGGCAAATTGAGCTACAGGTATGGATGAAAACTACATGGAATGTTGTATGGCAGTCACCTCGAGCTACATGTGATTTTTATGGCTACTGTGGTCCATTTACAATCTGCTGCAAGACAAATGAATCAATTCCAGCATGCAAGTGTATGACTGGTTTCCAGCCGAAATCACAAAACGAATGGAGTGCAGGGAACTGGACTGGTGGATGTGTGAGAATTAAGGCATTGAGCTGCGACACAGGAGATGTGTTTTCAGTATATGAAGGAGTGAAGCTACCAGATCATGCAGTCAGCATAGGAAAAATAAGTTTAAGTGACTGTGAATCTGGATGCTTCAGCAACTGCTCCTGTACAGCTTATGCATATGAGAATGTAACCAATGAACTTACAATAATTTGTCTGAATTGGTTCAGAGAGCTTGTGGATACCTCAAGCGACGATTTTACTCTTCATAATCTGTATGTCCGCTTTCGTAGCTCTCAACTCG TAGacaagatacatgcaaataatttcaCCCACAAAAGGAAATTCAGGAATAAAGTTGCAGTTACGGTTGCCATTGTTTCTGTAGGAATGCTTCTCATCAGCATTTTTGGTTACTTCTggagaaggagaaggagaaggcTGATAATTAGTGCAG AGAGAATAAGGAGGGAATTACTTGGATATGATTCTATGAGCACATCCATTGGAGATGCACATAACAGCATAGAGCTTGTATCGTTTAGCTTAAGGAGTGTACTCGAAGCAACAGGTTCCTTTTCAGTCGAAAACAAGCTTGGAGAGGGTGGGTTTGGTTCTGTTTACAAG AGATGA